In the Nitrospirota bacterium genome, CCCATGTTCGTGCATTCCTTCATATGAAATATTGTGTAATTCATCAATCTTATTAGAAAATACTATTTTATGTGTGCTTGCAGCGATACCACAAAGACAGTGTCCATAGCTTATTCGTGCACATTGTTTTAATAAAGACTCATGCAGATTTCTTTGTGCAGCCATCACTAACTCTTCGGAATTATCTACTGTGATATGTATGCAACCTTTATTCTCTAATCCTATATTTGGAACAGAAACGACAATGTCTATAATTCTCTCCAGTTTATTTTTGAGAGGAATCTGCTCCAGGGATAGTTCGAGGATATATTTAATCGTATCTTGCAGTATCTCTCTTTGTTTCAACTCAGTGATGTTTTTTGCTATCTGTTTTCCCAATGATATCTCAGATGACAACAATATATCTCTTTCCTTGAGTTTATCCAGCATAGAGTTTATGTTTTTAAGAATTCCTTTTTGGTTTTGATTTTTAAGCAGTTTATAGTCGATGTGTAAATTGCCTTGTGAAATGTTATCTAATATGTCTATGATTTCGTGCGGTTCAGCTCCTAATTCATTAATAAATGACTTAATTACCCTGGCAGCAATTAATGTGCTAATTATGATTGACAATACTAATGCAAATATGATACATAACATGAAAATATTATATAAAGCCGATGATTCAAGCTCACTTTCCTCCATTCTTTTTGTTTGAAAGTCAGTAAGATCGAGCATTGTTTTTGTTAACATATTTGAACTTGCCGTTTGCTTGTTGATTAATAATTCTTTTGATTCATGTAACTTACCCAACATAACGCTATTGGTATATTCCCGCAAAATTGAAAAATAAGTCTCCTGTGTATCTGAGATTGCTTTTAATAATAATTTGCCTTCCTTGCTTCTGATAACAGAAGTCAATTTCCCTTTACTTTCTATAATAATGTTCTTGTATTTTTCAATATTATCTAATTCTTTTTTTCTTAGCGTACTGTCCTCAATGATGAGTAATTTATTTGATGAAAGACTAATATCTCTTACGGCGTAGAGCATATCATCTAAGATCGCTGTTTTTGGATATCTGTCGTTGACTAACTTGTCTATTGTATTACGGAACGAGTTTAACATCAAAACAGCAATAACACCGTTGATGATTAAAAATACTAATATCACACCATGAGAAAAGCTAAATTTTGTTCCTAACTTCATCGCATCACCTCTTTAAAGTTTATGGCAATAATAACACCATGATATTGAGCCTGTTGTTAAGTATTATACCAAAACAATTGAATAAGTTGTAATAAATAGCAATATGTGTGACAGAAGTAACAGACGGAAAGAAAAATAAAGAATTATTTAATGAGATTTGTTTGATTTCTTTATGTTACACTAAACCATTAAAGGTAAAGTGCCGATGAGATAATATGTTTAGTAAATGCACGGCGTGTGCTAAAAGAGATTAGAAGAGGGAACAATGGGATTATTTAAGGCGTTTTCCGGAAAAAGCGAAAATTCAAAGAATGTTCCTCAACAGCCGATAGTAAAAGAAAAACTACTCAATAATCGCCGCAGCATACGGTATTTGGTTGAGGATGTTCCTATTGGGGAGACAGGTGTTTTAGTTAATATAGGCAGGGGCGGCTGTAAGTTGAAAAAGTTGTCGCCAGACCTTATAGATATGCCTGAGATAAAAGTTACAATTGCCGGAAAGGAATACCGAAGCAGAGTGGTCTGGCAGGACGACAAACACATAGGTCTCGAACTTCAGGGAGGGTTTGAATCCTCCGAGTTTATAATAAAATACCTGAAAAAGGTCAGAGATATAAGCATAAGGCCACTCAGAAGGCTTTCTGATGAAGCAATCAAGGGTTTTGTTGAAAAAGATATGCTTGGTATAATGGTTAACCTTATGGCTGAACTTGAGGCGCCAAACTGCGATATGTCACGTATGAAACTCTTTGTCTGCAAGCTTTCCGGACTAAAAGAGGCGGTTGCTGAAAAAGCCAACATAATCAGAACAGAAGAGGAGGTCGTAACACTTAAAGACGTAGATTATGCGATAAAAAGACTGGGCACTGATACGGTAAAAAAAGTATCCCTTGAGTATATAAAGAAAAAATCCTCGGAAATAGAGGTTCCGGAGTGGGGAGCACATTTTTATGACTCATATAAAATTCTGAAAACGGTTTTCTTTTCTAAACTTGCTCCTTTTTTTGGATATAAAGACAATCAGAACCTTGCTGAGGCCATTTTAAACCTTGAAACTAAGGGTGTGGATATATTTCTTAATAAAGGTAATAAGAATTTTATGAAATTTTACAATTCTCCAACCAAAATATATTCCGAGCTGACACGTTTTCTTGAAAAAATTAACTTTGGAAAAGATCTAATTCAGGTAAATAAGATTTATATAACCTCTGTCAGAAAACCCACCACCGCTCTTTACGACGGATATGTGCTTGCCCACCTTGCCCGTTACCCTCATATCACTCTTGACAAATCAATGAAACTATCTTTAAATAAAATTGTTCTTAACTTTTCTTTGATTTGCAATCTGACTATACTTGCCACTGAGGCATTCATTGAAAAGGACAAGTATGCTAACTCGGTTTTAGTCCACAAACTGAAACGCACGGGAATGGATGAAAATAAGCTACTGCTGTTTCTGGATAATATCGTTAACGAAACAAACAAAATAATGAACGACATTGGCAAGAGGGGCAATTTAAAAGGAATTAATATAAGCGGCACACCTATAAGAATAAGAGAATTTCTGGCAAAGGAGCCAAATACTGATAGATTTCTCAACTCTTTTAAAGAGTTCAAAGATAAGAAACGGCTGGTTATTAAATATGAAGATGACACTTATACACACTACATCCTCGGCAGAATACTGGATTCTGAGGAGTTTGAACTGAATACAAAGTTATGCTGCATTTTGCCATGTGAGTGCCTGTTGTCTGAGGATTTCAGTGTTGAGCAGTTTTCTTACTTCAATGTAGTGGTGTTTAAAAATATAGATCAGTTATCTCCTTCTCTCCTAAGAAGCCTTGTTAAGATGTGGAACACATTTGAGGGAAGCATTATCCTGACTTTTAGCGCTTACAGTATGCTTGATTACAGCAACAAAGAGCTCTTTTTACTTTTAAGGAAATATATTGTTGACTTTCCATCGTATTTCGCCGATCAAAAAATATACATCAAAATGGTTGAACATGTGACAAGTTACATCAAAAACTGCACAAACGGAGGCGCTCCGGATGACTCACTTTATACAAACAACGTCATAACCATGGACCACATAAGGGGCAGTGCCCTCCTGCAGGCTGCTCAGTCGCTGGAGGAGGAAGAGGAGAGTAAACCATAAGACGTTAAACACAGAACAAACAAACACATGAGGTTATAGCTGTCACTTCTTTTCCTGAGATGAATCTACAAACACACCCCTCACTATGTCTGCAATATTTTCAGCATTAGTCCTGAAAATATCAAAAGAAACAATCATTGATTGTTTCCATGTATCAATAATAACGACGTTGATTTTCCCAATCTCATTCAATAATATCTCGCGGATTTTAAGCATAGCATTCATGTTCTGGGCAACAAGGTTTATGTAGCCAGGCCTTACCTCAGTCATGACATAAGAATCCGTACTTATAGGTACGCTAACGGTCATATCGGGCTTTGCGGCAATAACAGTGGATACCATCTGCTCCTTTGCAGGCTCCTCCGCAACCTTTGTGTCTTCAATTATCGCGGGCTCTGTGTGTTGTCTGGTATTTGTGGGAACTGCTGGTTTTAAGGCGCTTAACCGTTCCATCACCTGTGTTTTCTTAGGCATTTAGTATCTCCTCAATCAGTTGCTGAAAGTCCTGGGCAACAAAGCTTTTGGGGTTATAGTCGAAAACGCTCTTATGTTGTATTTGAGAGCGCACTACGTCAATACTTAATCTAATTGTGGTTTTAAAAAGTTTTTCAGGGAAACTATCCTTCAGAGTGTCAAACACCTGCTGAGACAGAGACGTTCTTCTGTCAAACTTACAGGCAAGAACCCCCAATATGGACAGAGACGAATTTAAACTTTTCCTCTCAAGCTCTATTTCCTCAAGAAGCTGTTTAAGGCCAAGTATAGAAAAGTATCCGACATCCACAGGTATGATAATATGCTCGGCCATTGTCAGAGCATTTTTAGTAAATGCGTTAATGCTTGGCGGACAGTCCAGCACTATGTAGTCATAATCGTTGGTAATCGGAGCGAGAGCTTTTTTTAGAACATCAAAAGACTTATTATTTATCAGCATCTCCTCCATGTCTTTAAGTGAATTATTAGCAGGTATGATTTCAAGGGAATCCACAGTAGTTATGAAATCCCTTGGGTTGCCACCGTTTGTCATCAGGTCTTTGATGGTTTTGCCGCCGCTTTCAATCATAAGACCAACAGATGCCGAGGCATTTCCCTGAGCATCCACATCAACAAGCAGGGTTTTTTTGCCTGCTTTGTTTAACCCTGCTGCCAAATTTACAGACAGGGTCGTTTTACCAACTCCGCCTTTTTGGTTAGTTATCGCTATTGTTTTACTCATAACCATATTGCCTCGCTATTATATTTTAAACTTTACAATGATAATACTGCACTACGAAAAAAAGCAAGATGAAAAAGTTGAGCTCTAATTTTCTCCACTTGCGCCAGAGACCATTTTTTCATTACAATGTACTGCTACCGGAATGAAAAAAAATATAACCTCAGAGATAAAAGGCGCGCTGTCAGGAATAACTGAAGAGCCTGCACCATTTTGGATAAAGCCTCTCTCTATACCTCTGTTTATTCTAAGCCTTACAGCAGCCGTTTATTTTCCTGTTATACACAACGGCTTTATCAGCTACGATGATATCAACTATGTGATTGAAAATCCGGTTGTTATTGCAGGGCTTACCCTTAACGGTTTTGTCTGGGCTCTGAAATCAGTTTATTTTGCTAACTGGCATCCTGCCACGTGGATTTTATATATGACAGAGGCAGAGGTTTTTGGAATCAACCCGCAGGGATTTCACTTTGTCAGCATGCTGCTTCACGGTATTAACGGTCTGCT is a window encoding:
- a CDS encoding diguanylate cyclase, with product MKLGTKFSFSHGVILVFLIINGVIAVLMLNSFRNTIDKLVNDRYPKTAILDDMLYAVRDISLSSNKLLIIEDSTLRKKELDNIEKYKNIIIESKGKLTSVIRSKEGKLLLKAISDTQETYFSILREYTNSVMLGKLHESKELLINKQTASSNMLTKTMLDLTDFQTKRMEESELESSALYNIFMLCIIFALVLSIIISTLIAARVIKSFINELGAEPHEIIDILDNISQGNLHIDYKLLKNQNQKGILKNINSMLDKLKERDILLSSEISLGKQIAKNITELKQREILQDTIKYILELSLEQIPLKNKLERIIDIVVSVPNIGLENKGCIHITVDNSEELVMAAQRNLHESLLKQCARISYGHCLCGIAASTHKIVFSNKIDELHNISYEGMHEHGHYCVPIKSGNKLLGTLCVYVKHNHERTKLEEDFFIAISNSIASIIEHGAIEDTIKRHNIFIDTVINSINDSIAVIDVKDFTIVSTNNKFLKEYRVYENDVTGKHCYMVIHNSSEPCNQQEYSCPVMNMLRTGEYSMSEHLHYDKDGKEIYVSCSASPIKDENGNVTQCVYVLRNITQRKYYEKQLQLLAHYDTVTSLPNRILLLDRLNTSIEFAKREKYKMALLFIDLDNFKAVNDNYGHQTGDVLLKDVSKRLLSIVRKTDTVSRIGGDEFIIILSKISEQNDVVMIADKIISSLNTVFLINEYECHIGASIGIEVYPFGQLSDEIDNLSSVFIKRADMAMYKAKELGKNRYMFYDNETTDECADPLFEIDRADS
- a CDS encoding ParA family protein, which produces MSKTIAITNQKGGVGKTTLSVNLAAGLNKAGKKTLLVDVDAQGNASASVGLMIESGGKTIKDLMTNGGNPRDFITTVDSLEIIPANNSLKDMEEMLINNKSFDVLKKALAPITNDYDYIVLDCPPSINAFTKNALTMAEHIIIPVDVGYFSILGLKQLLEEIELERKSLNSSLSILGVLACKFDRRTSLSQQVFDTLKDSFPEKLFKTTIRLSIDVVRSQIQHKSVFDYNPKSFVAQDFQQLIEEILNA